The genomic region ttataaattctgTTAAATGTGGTACCGCATATTTAGGTATTCTATTCTGTACTTGATCAAGTTTACCATAGTGGACCAGTGTCACATAATAGAAGCACGACAGAAACGTTAATAGAAGTACAAAGAGAATACTATGGACTACCATATGTAGAAAATACGGCTTGGCAACTCCGTTTTTCTCATTTGGTTGGTTATGGAGCAAAGTATTATTCTTACTTAATATCGAAAACTATAGCTTCGTGGATATGGCAAAACTATTTTGATAACAACCCATTCAATCGGGAGTCAGGTGAGAAGTATCGTCGCGAAATATTGGCACATGGTGGAGGTGTACCTTCTAGGCAACTGGTtgcgaattttttgaaaagagaTATGACACCGCAAATCCTTGCACAAAGTTTACTGAATGAGATCGACACGAACAATGAAATTGTCCAAGATATAAGTAATAGTGTGCTTAATGCAGAAATGTGACAACTTGTCAAAAGCTAAAAAGATTATCCTTTTCATATAAGCATATATGAGTATGTACatagtaaacaaattttgtattatttgacCTATTTATTAATGAAACTATAACATTTTGAAATACATCAATTGATTAATAAAGTATAACATTATACTAGTGCGGTTAATCAACCAAATAAACGTTTTCATTCAAGCACTCTCTATTACAAAGGAATTATAagaacagtttgtatggaaaactgaaTGTCATTACTCTACTAGTGTTGGGCTATCGCTGGCATTATTTCCACTCCTGCAAATTCCTTTGCGATGCGTACGCCTAAAAGGAATAGCCCAAAACTCTTCAACACGGACCTGAAAGAAATAATGTAGCGTAAATTACATACTTCTTGCTTTGGGGTTACGTCACTTgtgaaagtaaataaaactatattCTTACCACTGGAATTCATTTTGGTAAATACTTTTGAGTATGCTTACGGGATTAACGCTTTTTTGAaccattttattaaataaatttatttagtgCACCGATATGAAAACGCAAAACTG from Bactrocera tryoni isolate S06 chromosome 3, CSIRO_BtryS06_freeze2, whole genome shotgun sequence harbors:
- the LOC120770942 gene encoding uncharacterized protein LOC120770942, whose product is MVQKSVNPVSILKSIYQNEFQWSVLKSFGLFLLGVRIAKEFAGVEIMPAIAQH